One part of the Sporosarcina ureae genome encodes these proteins:
- a CDS encoding ABC transporter ATP-binding protein gives MEGKPKISVDGLMKSFYKKQDSVVALENISMTVKDGEFVCIVGPSGCGKTTLLRILAGLEQPSVGTFTIETESNDRPLQSMVFQERGVIPWLTVRENVAFGLKMRNLPKAFIAERTDFYLKKTGLERFASLYPKELSGGMKQRVSIARAFANDPEILLMDEPFGALDEQNRFILQEELLSIWAETKKTVLFITHSIDEALLLSDRILLMGAQPGKIIEEIIIDKPRPRKMEDIRKDPEMAAKFIEIWHHLQEEVLKSRE, from the coding sequence ATGGAGGGGAAGCCTAAAATTTCAGTAGATGGATTAATGAAATCCTTTTATAAGAAACAAGACAGTGTCGTCGCGCTTGAGAATATTTCCATGACTGTAAAAGACGGTGAGTTCGTTTGTATAGTCGGACCGAGTGGATGTGGCAAGACGACATTACTGCGGATTCTTGCTGGACTTGAACAACCAAGTGTTGGCACTTTTACGATTGAAACAGAATCGAATGATCGGCCTCTGCAATCAATGGTCTTCCAAGAACGTGGGGTTATTCCATGGCTGACGGTACGCGAAAACGTCGCCTTTGGTTTGAAGATGCGTAATTTGCCGAAAGCATTCATTGCTGAACGAACGGACTTTTATTTGAAGAAGACGGGATTGGAGCGATTCGCTTCGCTATATCCAAAGGAATTGTCTGGCGGAATGAAACAACGGGTGAGTATTGCCAGGGCATTCGCAAACGATCCGGAGATTCTATTGATGGATGAACCGTTTGGCGCGCTCGATGAACAGAATCGCTTTATTTTGCAGGAAGAGTTATTGAGTATTTGGGCAGAGACGAAAAAGACGGTGTTGTTCATTACGCATAGTATCGATGAAGCATTGTTGTTAAGTGATCGAATTCTATTGATGGGCGCACAGCCAGGAAAAATTATCGAAGAGATTATCATTGATAAACCTAGACCGAGAAAGATGGAAGATATTCGGAAAGATCCTGAAATGGCAGCGAAATTCATTGAGATTTGGCATCACTTGCAAGAAGAAGTACTGAAATCGAGAGAATAA
- a CDS encoding ABC transporter substrate-binding protein, translating to MKKAGLFSVLSVVLIMGACSPKEVVKPVANDDKPISGDLAPLEKQAKVFIAEDGAASGAGFYIAKEKGYFDDYNIRVDFADFANSDDMLPALAAGEVDIAGGVSTASFFNAIAQGIDVRIIADKGHNMLGKSYFSFVIGNHMVDEIKEYSDFKGKKIAVSSRNSIDGYIYEEMLKHAGLTEDDVEYVHIADFGAMLGAIDSGTIDAALNIEPLIAQGIHKGFHVRFGDATDYAPESQIAMVLASPQFMANKDLSVRFMAAYLKGVRDYNDAFFKDQGKDEIIDIMVKHTALKDHELWERVFVTGLDPNGKMFIDDIKKQYEMYKANGAIRGEIDFDKSVDPSLVERAIKEIGLYEE from the coding sequence ATGAAAAAGGCAGGTTTATTCAGCGTATTGTCAGTTGTATTGATAATGGGTGCGTGCTCTCCAAAAGAAGTTGTGAAGCCTGTAGCGAACGATGATAAGCCTATATCCGGTGACTTAGCTCCGCTTGAAAAGCAGGCGAAGGTATTCATTGCGGAAGATGGGGCTGCTTCTGGAGCAGGTTTCTATATTGCGAAGGAAAAGGGTTATTTTGACGACTATAATATACGTGTAGATTTTGCGGACTTTGCCAACAGCGATGATATGTTACCTGCACTAGCTGCCGGAGAAGTGGATATCGCGGGTGGCGTTTCTACAGCATCATTCTTCAACGCGATTGCCCAAGGAATCGATGTTCGGATTATCGCAGATAAAGGACATAATATGCTTGGCAAGTCCTACTTCAGTTTCGTCATTGGTAATCATATGGTTGATGAAATCAAGGAGTACAGCGACTTCAAAGGAAAGAAAATTGCTGTGTCATCAAGGAATTCGATTGATGGGTATATCTATGAAGAAATGTTAAAGCACGCAGGTTTGACAGAAGACGATGTGGAATATGTCCATATCGCAGACTTTGGTGCGATGCTTGGAGCAATTGATTCAGGAACAATTGATGCTGCATTGAACATTGAACCATTGATCGCACAAGGAATCCACAAAGGTTTCCACGTACGCTTCGGGGACGCGACAGACTATGCACCCGAGTCTCAGATCGCCATGGTATTGGCTTCACCGCAGTTCATGGCCAATAAAGATCTATCGGTGCGCTTCATGGCAGCCTACCTTAAAGGAGTGCGTGACTACAACGACGCGTTCTTTAAGGATCAAGGAAAAGATGAAATTATCGACATCATGGTGAAACATACGGCTTTGAAGGATCATGAATTATGGGAGAGAGTATTCGTAACAGGGCTCGATCCGAACGGTAAGATGTTCATCGACGATATTAAGAAGCAGTATGAGATGTACAAAGCTAATGGCGCTATACGTGGGGAAATCGACTTTGACAAGTCTGTAGATCCATCGCTAGTCGAGCGTGCTATTAAGGAGATAGGGTTATATGAAGAGTGA
- a CDS encoding DMT family transporter, with the protein MRKYIGEIGLTITAIIWGSGFVMSALALDYYTPYQILAVRFTIGALLLALVFHKRLRQLNKSILWQGTVLGILLYAAFALQTVGLQFTTPSKNAFLTGVNVVIVPFIAFILYKRKLDKFELGGAVLALIGVAVLSLQWSSSINIGDLLTLGCAVMFAFHIFYTGRFVSSVDPILLTLLQMTVAAVISCITVIVIGETSFSMDSAALSSVLYLAVFSTTLAFLMQTVAQKHLSETKAAIILSTESVWGMVFSVALAYELLTFRMFLGALIIFIAILLSEVRPQLLRKRIPPQIKERKI; encoded by the coding sequence ATGAGAAAATACATAGGCGAAATAGGATTGACAATCACCGCCATCATCTGGGGTAGCGGCTTTGTGATGAGCGCGCTCGCTTTGGACTACTACACACCGTATCAAATCTTAGCAGTACGCTTCACAATTGGCGCACTATTACTAGCACTCGTATTCCACAAGCGGCTACGCCAACTAAACAAATCCATACTATGGCAAGGAACAGTGCTCGGGATCTTGCTGTACGCAGCATTTGCCCTGCAAACAGTAGGACTTCAATTCACAACACCTTCAAAAAATGCCTTTCTAACGGGTGTGAATGTAGTGATTGTACCGTTTATCGCATTTATCCTATATAAGCGAAAGCTCGACAAATTTGAGTTAGGTGGTGCCGTTTTGGCACTCATCGGAGTAGCAGTATTATCGTTGCAGTGGTCTTCAAGCATAAATATAGGAGACCTGCTGACACTTGGTTGCGCCGTGATGTTCGCATTCCATATCTTCTACACAGGACGATTCGTCAGTTCGGTGGATCCTATTTTGCTGACATTATTGCAAATGACGGTTGCCGCGGTGATCAGCTGTATCACGGTCATTGTAATAGGTGAGACTTCATTCTCGATGGATTCGGCAGCCTTAAGTTCAGTATTGTACTTGGCAGTATTCTCGACGACACTAGCATTTTTGATGCAAACCGTTGCACAGAAGCATCTGTCGGAAACGAAGGCTGCTATTATTTTGTCAACGGAGTCCGTGTGGGGGATGGTCTTTTCCGTGGCCCTAGCTTACGAATTACTGACATTTCGAATGTTTCTCGGCGCATTGATTATCTTTATCGCCATTTTATTATCTGAAGTCAGACCGCAATTATTGCGAAAGCGCATCCCACCACAAATTAAAGAACGTAAAATATGA
- a CDS encoding multidrug resistance efflux transporter family protein: MKAIWIGILSALFFAVTFVLNRSMELDGGSWMWSASLRYFFMVPFLLVIVAMRRGLHGVKRGMTVAPWSFFIWSFVAFVLFYGPLTFSAGYSPGWLVAGTWQMTIVAGVLLAPFFTFQAKTETGGFRTIRHRIPAASLVISLVIFVGVVLIQIPHASSVSTKTIMFGTLPLVIAAFAYPLGNRKMMNLVGGRLDMFQRVLAMTLMTIPIWLILALYAWSTVGLPSTSQVVQSLIVSVSSGVIATSLFFMATDMVQHDQGKLAAVEATQSVELIFAMLGEMLLLSLPLPGVLSLVGVLVIIGGMSLHSYQTALATKNP, from the coding sequence ATGAAAGCAATTTGGATTGGCATTTTATCCGCACTATTCTTTGCGGTGACATTTGTATTGAATCGATCCATGGAACTGGATGGCGGTAGCTGGATGTGGAGTGCTTCACTGCGCTATTTCTTCATGGTTCCATTTCTACTCGTCATTGTAGCGATGCGTAGAGGATTGCATGGCGTCAAACGGGGAATGACTGTTGCCCCCTGGTCCTTTTTCATTTGGAGTTTCGTCGCATTCGTTCTATTCTATGGTCCGCTGACGTTTTCAGCTGGCTATAGTCCGGGATGGCTTGTTGCAGGAACATGGCAAATGACGATTGTGGCTGGGGTTTTGCTAGCACCCTTCTTCACGTTCCAAGCGAAGACGGAAACAGGGGGATTCCGCACAATCCGCCACCGTATTCCTGCAGCATCGTTGGTAATTTCATTGGTCATCTTCGTGGGTGTCGTGTTGATCCAGATTCCACATGCGAGTAGCGTATCGACGAAAACTATTATGTTCGGTACGTTGCCGCTTGTCATTGCAGCATTCGCCTATCCACTTGGTAATCGAAAAATGATGAACCTAGTAGGCGGACGTCTTGATATGTTCCAACGTGTACTTGCGATGACACTGATGACGATACCGATTTGGTTAATCCTTGCGTTATATGCTTGGTCGACGGTCGGATTGCCTTCTACAAGCCAAGTGGTGCAGTCATTGATTGTCTCGGTGAGTTCAGGCGTTATAGCCACCTCTCTCTTCTTCATGGCAACCGATATGGTGCAACATGATCAAGGAAAACTAGCGGCAGTTGAAGCTACGCAGTCTGTCGAATTAATTTTCGCCATGCTTGGTGAGATGTTGTTGCTAAGCTTGCCATTACCTGGCGTTCTTTCATTAGTAGGCGTGCTAGTAATTATCGGCGGCATGTCGTTGCATAGTTATCAAACTGCATTGGCTACTAAAAATCCATAG
- the pepT gene encoding peptidase T, with product MKEELIERLTRYAKIDTQSDATSDTTPSTEKQWDLLRVLEKEMTDIGLEDISVDENGYLFGTLPSNTEKQLPTVGFLAHIDTAPDYTGTNVNPQRIDNYDGKDISLNESTIMSVQAFPELNNYIGHTLITTDGTTLLGADDKAGIAEIMTAMHYLVEHPEIKHGKVRIGFTPDEEIGLGPHKFDVERFGADFAYTMDGGPLGELQYESFNAAGVEVIFHGANVHPGTAKDKMVNSLLIAAEFQQAMPQHEIPQETEHYEGFIHLMNIDGSVEKTTYQYIIRDFDRDSFEARKQLVQDTATQLQEKYGQHAVELTVTDQYFNMGEKITPVMEIVDVVADVYRSLDIEPKIAPIRGGTDGSQLSYMGMPTPNIFTGGENYHGKYEFISADNMVKATQVIIETLKLQEQRG from the coding sequence ATGAAAGAAGAACTAATCGAACGACTCACACGCTACGCTAAAATCGACACACAATCCGACGCTACTTCGGACACAACACCGTCCACAGAAAAACAATGGGACCTGTTGCGGGTACTCGAAAAAGAGATGACTGATATTGGTCTCGAAGACATCTCAGTCGACGAAAACGGCTACCTATTTGGTACGCTGCCATCAAACACGGAAAAACAATTACCAACGGTCGGCTTCTTGGCGCATATCGACACAGCTCCTGACTACACGGGTACGAACGTCAACCCACAACGTATTGATAACTATGACGGTAAGGACATCTCATTAAACGAATCAACAATTATGAGCGTACAAGCATTTCCAGAGCTCAACAACTACATTGGCCATACCCTGATTACGACAGATGGCACAACTTTACTAGGTGCTGACGATAAAGCTGGAATCGCGGAAATCATGACAGCGATGCACTATTTAGTCGAGCATCCTGAAATCAAACACGGGAAGGTACGCATAGGCTTCACACCTGACGAAGAAATTGGGCTTGGTCCACATAAGTTTGACGTAGAACGTTTTGGCGCTGACTTTGCTTATACAATGGACGGCGGACCACTTGGGGAACTACAGTATGAAAGTTTTAACGCGGCAGGTGTTGAAGTGATTTTCCACGGTGCGAATGTCCACCCAGGAACAGCTAAAGATAAAATGGTCAACTCCTTGCTAATCGCGGCAGAATTCCAGCAAGCAATGCCACAACACGAAATTCCGCAGGAAACGGAGCATTATGAAGGCTTCATTCACTTAATGAATATCGATGGTTCTGTAGAAAAAACGACCTACCAATATATTATCCGTGACTTTGATAGAGATTCTTTTGAAGCTCGCAAGCAACTTGTACAAGATACTGCTACACAGCTTCAGGAAAAGTACGGTCAACATGCGGTAGAGCTAACAGTAACGGATCAGTACTTCAATATGGGTGAGAAAATTACGCCTGTAATGGAAATCGTCGATGTAGTAGCGGATGTCTATCGGAGTCTTGATATTGAACCGAAAATCGCACCCATTCGTGGGGGTACAGATGGTTCCCAACTTTCCTACATGGGAATGCCAACGCCAAATATCTTTACGGGCGGCGAAAATTACCACGGTAAATACGAATTCATCTCAGCAGACAATATGGTGAAAGCTACACAAGTTATTATCGAGACATTGAAACTTCAAGAACAACGCGGTTAA
- the hutG gene encoding formimidoylglutamase, with translation MLIPSNEKYWSGRTDSETDRAAFRMHQIIQFSELKESATNKTCTLIGFSSEEGVRRNNGRLGAAEGPNALRNELAKLPWRLPADRQIIDVGTVICEHGQLEQAQAELGTVVQKSLLHHTKPVILGGGHETAYGHYTGVRDFLGPDAKLGVINIDAHFDLRGYDEQPSSGTMFKQMLDADPHVDYLVLGIQEFGNTDALFAEADAKGVTYVTEQEISTSPLDDTLQKIQLFIDKQDAILLTLCSDVLNSAFAPGVSAPSPFGLDPLIVRSFIQTVASHEKTLSFDISEINPSLDHHNQTVKLGAYLTNEAIFALLGGRIT, from the coding sequence TTGTTAATTCCATCAAATGAAAAATACTGGTCAGGTCGTACCGATAGTGAGACCGACAGAGCTGCATTCCGAATGCATCAAATCATCCAATTTTCCGAATTAAAAGAAAGCGCTACCAATAAAACATGTACCCTCATCGGATTTTCTTCAGAAGAAGGTGTACGTCGAAATAATGGCAGACTCGGTGCTGCAGAAGGACCGAATGCCCTACGTAACGAACTAGCGAAACTACCTTGGCGTTTGCCTGCTGACCGTCAAATAATTGATGTAGGCACTGTCATATGTGAGCACGGTCAGCTAGAACAAGCGCAAGCTGAATTAGGCACAGTCGTTCAAAAGAGCCTTCTCCATCATACGAAACCCGTTATTTTAGGTGGCGGACATGAAACCGCTTACGGTCATTATACAGGAGTTCGAGACTTCCTAGGCCCTGACGCAAAACTTGGTGTAATAAATATTGATGCTCACTTCGACTTGCGTGGCTACGATGAACAACCTTCTTCAGGCACGATGTTCAAGCAGATGCTCGACGCCGATCCGCATGTTGACTACCTTGTGCTAGGTATTCAAGAATTTGGCAATACAGACGCATTATTCGCAGAAGCCGATGCAAAAGGCGTGACATATGTCACAGAACAAGAAATTTCGACAAGTCCTTTAGATGATACATTGCAAAAAATACAGTTATTCATTGATAAACAAGACGCTATTTTGTTAACATTGTGCTCGGATGTCCTGAATTCTGCGTTCGCTCCAGGTGTAAGTGCGCCATCTCCCTTCGGATTAGATCCGTTGATTGTACGCTCTTTCATTCAAACGGTGGCATCGCATGAGAAAACACTTTCATTCGACATTTCCGAAATAAATCCGTCACTTGATCATCATAATCAAACGGTTAAGCTGGGGGCCTATCTTACAAATGAAGCAATCTTTGCATTGCTGGGAGGTCGAATCACATGA
- a CDS encoding LysR family transcriptional regulator codes for MEFKQLQYFVMVVQQSSFSEAAKKLHLSQPSLSKAIKNLELEVGFQLLERTTKRVQLTESGSVIYERALQIFHEADILQQEIKEVKWTGNGSVQIGMIESVKNWLPSILLAYRQEFPSMHVKLIEVLGRGDVERALRQYAVHVCLTNQFIEASDIVSIPLYREQLAVVMHPEHRLASKDSITLADLEDEAFIVTSVGLQTRQDIFAAFAEEGVRMNICYEVERFETIVELVRENIGISIIPQKYFAHGPDPTIVIKTTNSKTLARTVYLTYLEKRYMPPAIEVLIDSMQMRRDSSVKSKEGGETE; via the coding sequence ATGGAATTCAAGCAATTGCAGTATTTTGTCATGGTGGTGCAGCAATCCAGCTTTTCTGAAGCGGCTAAAAAACTTCATCTTTCGCAGCCTTCGCTCAGCAAAGCGATCAAGAATTTGGAGTTAGAAGTCGGATTTCAGTTACTCGAACGAACGACTAAACGTGTCCAACTAACGGAATCAGGTAGCGTAATTTATGAGCGTGCCTTGCAAATTTTTCATGAGGCAGATATTTTACAACAAGAGATTAAAGAGGTGAAGTGGACAGGCAATGGAAGTGTGCAGATCGGGATGATTGAATCCGTGAAGAATTGGCTTCCTTCTATATTACTTGCATATCGCCAGGAGTTTCCATCGATGCATGTGAAGTTAATAGAAGTATTAGGCCGTGGAGATGTTGAGCGAGCGCTCCGTCAGTACGCTGTCCATGTCTGTTTAACCAATCAATTTATAGAAGCTTCGGATATTGTCTCGATACCTTTGTATCGAGAGCAATTAGCAGTTGTCATGCATCCTGAACATCGTCTGGCGAGCAAGGATTCCATTACGCTAGCCGACTTAGAAGATGAGGCATTCATTGTCACGAGTGTTGGGTTGCAAACGAGACAAGATATATTTGCTGCGTTTGCCGAAGAAGGCGTGCGAATGAATATATGTTACGAAGTAGAGCGCTTTGAAACGATTGTAGAACTTGTACGGGAGAATATTGGAATTTCGATTATTCCACAAAAGTATTTTGCGCACGGGCCTGATCCGACCATTGTCATTAAAACAACCAATTCAAAGACGTTAGCCCGTACAGTGTATCTAACTTATTTGGAAAAGCGTTATATGCCACCAGCTATTGAGGTGTTGATCGATAGTATGCAAATGCGGCGAGATTCCTCTGTAAAGTCGAAAGAGGGAGGGGAAACTGAATGA
- a CDS encoding DMT family transporter, whose product MNKFLFGILVVITTALMGSSFAIGKIGLEYSSPLLLVAMRFTIAGVIMAVVVKILKKPHPKTFGEWKWLVLIGSLQTAAVMGCIFMALRTITSGETSILTFTNPLLVVVIGTLVLKIHYRLQQWIGVVCGLFGVFITMGGHLDWKIGTVLGFLSAVAWACATLLVKVHGHRFDTWVMTAYQMLFGGLILFVASYVLEEPFFIANPLSLAILGWLAIAASIVQFSIWFYLLQTGNPERTSAFLFLAPFFGTLSGWVLLDEKLSMSLILGGMLISLGIFLVNWRSKRELRRGLVDLP is encoded by the coding sequence ATGAATAAATTTTTATTCGGCATATTAGTCGTTATTACGACCGCTTTAATGGGCTCGTCATTTGCTATTGGGAAAATTGGATTGGAATACTCTTCACCGCTGTTGCTAGTGGCAATGCGGTTTACGATTGCAGGCGTCATCATGGCCGTGGTAGTAAAGATATTAAAAAAACCACACCCGAAAACATTTGGAGAGTGGAAGTGGCTTGTGCTGATTGGTTCATTGCAGACAGCTGCGGTCATGGGATGTATATTTATGGCGCTTCGGACGATCACGTCAGGTGAAACATCTATTTTAACATTTACAAATCCGTTGCTTGTCGTTGTCATCGGGACGCTAGTATTGAAAATACATTACCGCTTGCAACAATGGATTGGTGTTGTTTGTGGTTTGTTTGGGGTATTCATTACAATGGGCGGTCATTTAGACTGGAAGATTGGTACAGTGTTAGGGTTTTTATCTGCTGTAGCGTGGGCTTGTGCGACATTGCTCGTCAAAGTACATGGGCATCGTTTTGATACGTGGGTAATGACTGCATATCAAATGCTATTTGGCGGATTGATCTTATTTGTAGCGAGTTATGTACTTGAAGAACCGTTTTTCATAGCGAATCCATTGTCATTAGCGATTTTAGGATGGCTTGCGATTGCCGCATCCATTGTACAGTTTTCTATTTGGTTTTATTTATTACAGACAGGAAATCCCGAGAGAACGAGTGCGTTTTTGTTTTTGGCACCATTCTTCGGGACGTTGTCGGGATGGGTTCTGTTGGATGAGAAGTTATCCATGTCATTGATTTTAGGAGGTATGCTCATCAGTTTGGGAATATTCCTCGTGAACTGGCGTAGCAAACGAGAGCTTAGAAGAGGACTAGTTGACTTGCCATAG
- a CDS encoding substrate-binding domain-containing protein yields the protein MINHTNIDLTQTTSLKGTLRIGASPVISQAILPDVLTRLHAKYPDMRLELTTAPSSDIARLLKSHKVDVGCSELDNLPSAEAFMQDELVLIASATHPLARKRSSSILDLQNTHWILPDTEDPSRLLIDQSLKQYGVQVQPTIMSSPESIKQAVLSGLGIAILSRHSSKQELAQGDLTILDYKVAPIKRAFYTGTRSKTNEVQAFLSELQAYCRLWQVN from the coding sequence TTGATTAATCATACAAATATAGATTTAACGCAAACAACCTCACTAAAAGGAACTTTACGTATTGGTGCTTCACCAGTTATTTCGCAAGCTATTTTACCAGACGTACTCACTCGTCTACACGCGAAGTATCCCGATATGCGGCTCGAACTAACAACTGCTCCTTCTTCTGACATTGCGCGATTACTGAAAAGCCATAAAGTCGACGTTGGTTGCAGTGAACTGGACAACCTACCATCGGCTGAAGCATTTATGCAAGACGAACTAGTACTTATTGCCTCTGCTACACACCCACTTGCACGTAAGAGAAGCTCGTCTATCCTAGATTTGCAAAATACACATTGGATTTTACCTGATACGGAAGATCCTAGTCGTCTATTAATTGATCAATCGCTTAAACAGTATGGAGTCCAAGTACAGCCTACTATTATGAGCTCGCCAGAAAGTATCAAACAAGCCGTTCTTAGCGGGCTGGGCATCGCTATTTTGTCGCGCCACAGTTCCAAACAGGAGCTCGCACAAGGTGATCTAACCATATTGGATTATAAAGTCGCGCCAATTAAACGTGCTTTTTATACAGGCACTCGTTCTAAGACGAATGAAGTCCAAGCATTTCTCAGCGAGCTTCAAGCTTATTGTCGTCTATGGCAAGTCAACTAG
- a CDS encoding DUF2187 family protein, whose protein sequence is MAFPRKDRPVSDFVASRYVDEVISFNRNDYEVSGTIHKILENSVIVKISEQDAENIGAASNMTVVAHKNYTVQ, encoded by the coding sequence TTGGCATTCCCACGAAAAGATCGTCCAGTTTCTGATTTTGTAGCATCACGGTATGTAGACGAAGTCATATCTTTCAACCGTAATGATTATGAAGTTTCCGGGACTATACACAAAATCCTTGAAAACTCCGTCATTGTAAAAATTTCTGAACAAGACGCTGAAAATATTGGAGCAGCTTCCAACATGACTGTCGTCGCACACAAAAATTATACAGTTCAATAA
- a CDS encoding metal-sensitive transcriptional regulator — protein sequence MEYDDKVKNRLKRLEGQIKGVLRMMEEGKDCKEVITQLSASRSAIDRTIGVIVSSNLIACIENLDEADERTHESIISEAVDLLVKSR from the coding sequence ATGGAGTATGATGACAAAGTCAAAAATCGTTTGAAGCGTCTAGAGGGTCAAATCAAAGGCGTCTTGCGTATGATGGAAGAGGGCAAGGACTGTAAAGAAGTGATCACGCAATTATCAGCCAGTCGTTCTGCTATTGATCGTACAATTGGCGTAATCGTTAGTTCCAACTTGATTGCCTGTATTGAAAACTTAGACGAAGCAGATGAACGCACACATGAATCTATTATTAGTGAAGCCGTGGATCTTCTAGTAAAGAGTCGATGA